Proteins from a single region of Haemorhous mexicanus isolate bHaeMex1 chromosome 4, bHaeMex1.pri, whole genome shotgun sequence:
- the LOC132326224 gene encoding alcohol dehydrogenase 1-like isoform X1, translating to MATAGKVIRCRAAVAWAPGKLSVEEVEVAPPKAGEVRIKLVASGICHTDEHLLQGLFPNTEFPVIPGHEGAGIVESVGEGVTSMKPGDKVMPIALPQCGECSFCRNPESNYCLKSHISEPQNLLPDKTSRFSCKGKQIHHFLWVSTFAEYTVVPEYAVAKIDAAAPLDKVCLFGCGFSTGYGAAINTAKVKPGSTCAVFGLGAVGLSVVMGCKAAGASRIIGVDINKDKFATAKELGATDCINPRDFQKPVQEVLTEMTGQGVDYSFEAIGHEDTMIAALASCNMSTGICVTAGMLYSEISINPTLLLTGRTWKGTALGVSALSCSSEGHGQAERRDQRSRCSPGLGPSQPAPVLVGHQEKRTRSSPVLVSLLVLLCPDWA from the exons ATGGCCACTGCGGGAAAA GTTATcaggtgcagggctgctgtTGCCTGGGCCCCGGGCAAACTCTCTGTTGAGGAGGTGGAAGTTGCACCCCCAAAGGCAGGGGAAGTCCGGATCAAG CTTGTGGCCTCAGGCATCTGTCACACGGATGAACACCTTCTGCAAGGCTTATTTCCCAACACAGAATTCCCAGTTATCCCTGGCCATGAAGGAGCTGGAATTGTGGAAAGCGTTGGAGAAGGAGTGACCTCTATGAAACCAG gtgACAAAGTCATGCCCATTGCCCTCCCTCAGTGTGGGGAATGCAGCTTCTGCCGGAATCCTGAATCCAACTACTGCCTGAAGTCCCA TATCTCTGAACCACAAAACCTGCTGCCAGACAAGACCAGCCGCTTCTCTTGCAAAGGGAAGCAGATCCATCACTTCCTGTGGGTCAGCACCTTTGCAGAATACACCGTGGTCCCAGAATACGCTGTTGCCAAGATAgatgctgcagcacctctggaCAAAGTCTGCTTGTTTGGCTGTGGGTTTTCCACAGGCTATGGGGCTGCCATCAACACAGCCAAG GTAAAACCAGGCTCCACCTGTGCCGTTTTTGGCCTCGGAGCAGTTGGCCTCTCTGTTGTCATGGGCTGCAAGGCAGCTGGAGCTTCCCGCATCATTGGCGTGGACATCAACAAGGACAAGTTTGCCACGGccaaggagctgggagccacCGACTGCATCAACCCTCGAGACTTCCAGAAGCCCGTCCAGGAGGTGCTCACTGAGATGACCGGGCAGGGTGTGGACTACTCCTTTGAGGCCATCGGGCACGAGGACACCATG ATTGCTGCCTTGGCTTCCTGCAATATGAGCACTGGTATCTGTGTGACGGCTGGGATGCTGTATTCAGAGATTTCCATCAATCCCACACTTCTGCTGACTGGGCGTACCTGGAAGGGGACAGCACTCGGAG TATCCGCACTGTCCTGCTCTTCTGAAGGACACGGCCAAGCCGAGCGGAGGGACCAGCGCAGCAGATGCTCTCCGGGCCTGGGCCCTTCTCAACCAGCACCTGTCCTTGTGGGGCACCAGGAGAAGAGAACGaggagctcacctgtgctggtgtcactgctggTCCTGCTGTGCCCGGACTGGGCATAA
- the LOC132326224 gene encoding alcohol dehydrogenase 1-like isoform X2, translated as MATAGKVIRCRAAVAWAPGKLSVEEVEVAPPKAGEVRIKLVASGICHTDEHLLQGLFPNTEFPVIPGHEGAGIVESVGEGVTSMKPGDKVMPIALPQCGECSFCRNPESNYCLKSHISEPQNLLPDKTSRFSCKGKQIHHFLWVSTFAEYTVVPEYAVAKIDAAAPLDKVCLFGCGFSTGYGAAINTAKVKPGSTCAVFGLGAVGLSVVMGCKAAGASRIIGVDINKDKFATAKELGATDCINPRDFQKPVQEVLTEMTGQGVDYSFEAIGHEDTMIAALASCNMSTGICVTAGMLYSEISINPTLLLTGRTWKGTALGGWKPRECIPKLVSGYLEKKFNSDLLITHTLPFAQVNEGFELLRAGKSIRTVLLF; from the exons ATGGCCACTGCGGGAAAA GTTATcaggtgcagggctgctgtTGCCTGGGCCCCGGGCAAACTCTCTGTTGAGGAGGTGGAAGTTGCACCCCCAAAGGCAGGGGAAGTCCGGATCAAG CTTGTGGCCTCAGGCATCTGTCACACGGATGAACACCTTCTGCAAGGCTTATTTCCCAACACAGAATTCCCAGTTATCCCTGGCCATGAAGGAGCTGGAATTGTGGAAAGCGTTGGAGAAGGAGTGACCTCTATGAAACCAG gtgACAAAGTCATGCCCATTGCCCTCCCTCAGTGTGGGGAATGCAGCTTCTGCCGGAATCCTGAATCCAACTACTGCCTGAAGTCCCA TATCTCTGAACCACAAAACCTGCTGCCAGACAAGACCAGCCGCTTCTCTTGCAAAGGGAAGCAGATCCATCACTTCCTGTGGGTCAGCACCTTTGCAGAATACACCGTGGTCCCAGAATACGCTGTTGCCAAGATAgatgctgcagcacctctggaCAAAGTCTGCTTGTTTGGCTGTGGGTTTTCCACAGGCTATGGGGCTGCCATCAACACAGCCAAG GTAAAACCAGGCTCCACCTGTGCCGTTTTTGGCCTCGGAGCAGTTGGCCTCTCTGTTGTCATGGGCTGCAAGGCAGCTGGAGCTTCCCGCATCATTGGCGTGGACATCAACAAGGACAAGTTTGCCACGGccaaggagctgggagccacCGACTGCATCAACCCTCGAGACTTCCAGAAGCCCGTCCAGGAGGTGCTCACTGAGATGACCGGGCAGGGTGTGGACTACTCCTTTGAGGCCATCGGGCACGAGGACACCATG ATTGCTGCCTTGGCTTCCTGCAATATGAGCACTGGTATCTGTGTGACGGCTGGGATGCTGTATTCAGAGATTTCCATCAATCCCACACTTCTGCTGACTGGGCGTACCTGGAAGGGGACAGCACTCGGAG GCTGGAAGCCGAGAGAATGTATCCCCAAATTAGTTTCTGGCTATTTGGAGAAGAAATTCAACTCAGACTTGCTGATCACCCACACACTACCATTCGCTCAAGTGAACGAGGGATTTGAGTTGTTACGTGCGGGAAAAAG TATCCGCACTGTCCTGCTCTTCTGA
- the LOC132326225 gene encoding alcohol dehydrogenase 1 — translation MSMAGRVIKCKAAVLWEANKPFSIEEVEVAPPKEHEVRVKIMATGICRSDDHAVTGAMVMPFPIILGHEAAGVVESVGQGVTAVKPGDKVIPLFVPQCGECQNCLNTKGNLCSKTDLGTSPGLMPDGTTRFTCKGKAIYHFLRTSTFTEYTVLHESAVAKIDSAAPLEKVCLIGCGFSTGYGAALQTAKVEPGSTCAVFGLGGVGLSVIMGCKVAGASRIIAVDINKDKFAKAKELGATDCINPKDFNKPVHEVLTEMTGGGVDYSFEVIGRTDTMTAALACCQSNYGVSVIVGVPPAAQKITFDPMLLFTGRSWKGSVFGGWKSKDAVPKLVADYMKKKFVLDPLITHTLPFTKINEGFDLLRTGKSIRSVLTF, via the exons GTTATTAAATGcaaggcagcagtgctgtgggaagCCAATAAACCATTCAGTATTGAGGAAGTGGAAGTTGCCCCACCAAAAGAACATGAAGTTCGCGTAAAg ATCATGGCCACTGGGATCTGCCGCTCTGATGACCATGCGGTAACTGGTGCAATGGTTATGCCTTTTCCAATAATTCTTGGGCATGAAGCAGCTGGTGTTGTGGAGAGTGTTGGGCAGGGAGTGACTGCAGTCAAGCCAG GAGACAAGGTTATTCCACTCTTTGTTCCACAGTGTGGGGAGTGCCAGAACTGCTTAAACACCAAGGGTAACCTGTGCAGTAAAACTGA CCTTGGTACAAGTCCTGGACTAATGCCTGATGGCACCACCAGATTCACCTGTAAAGGAAAAGCAATTTACCATTTTCTTCGTACAAGTACCTTCACTGAATATACAGTGCTGCATGAATCTGCTGTGGCCAAAATCgattctgctgctcctctggaaaaAGTTTGTCTAATTGGCTGTGGATTTTCAACTGGTTacggggctgctctgcagactGCCAAG GTGGAACCAGGCTCCACCTGTGCCGTTTTTGGCCTTGGAGGAGTTGGCCTCTCTGTTATCATGGGCTGCAAGGTGGCTGGAGCTTCCCGCATCATTGCCGTGGACATCAACAAGGACAAGTTTGCCAAGGccaaggagctgggagccacCGACTGCATCAACCCTAAAGATTTCAATAAGCCCGTCCATGAAGTGTTGACGGAAATGACCGGCGGGGGTGTGGACTACTCCTTTGAGGTCATCGGCCGTACAGATACCATG ACTGCAGCCTTGGCCTGTTGTCAGTCCAACTATGGAGTCAGTGTGATTGTGGGAGTGCCCCCTGCAGCACAAAAGATCACCTTTGATCCCATGCTCCTCTTCACTGGTCGCAGCTGGAAAGGCTCTGTCTTTGGAG ggtGGAAGAGTAAAGATGCAGTTCCCAAACTGGTTGCTGACTACATGAAGAAAAAGTTTGTTCTGGATCCATTAATAACCCACACACTACCTTTCACAAAGATCAATGAAGGATTTGATCTTCTAAGGACAGGAAAGAG CATCCGCAGTGTCCTGACATTTTAG